Proteins from a single region of Undibacterium sp. KW1:
- a CDS encoding AraC family transcriptional regulator: MHFHQAADACLPAGYHAAQILAYTRSREVDDGLILRSVGVEAARITQGQCNISPQQYLQLLANALQALRSADSSFMLGQQMLPGHFGSVSHALLQAQSLRQALEILCAHSTRLCPLLRPRFSEGKDVAVLYWMNSYGAPSLRPAIVEMHMTAVVAMCRWLSGIRLPWRFCFNRSAARHTEQHEVHLGSELRFNCHLDAMLIATEYLDSPWPRGNALAASLALQQAQQEALLSDETPSLLNAVYDYLLTHIRGNPSLEQLAAVFAVSPASMKRYLAKEGTHFQAELDQVRTHVALYLFQSRHYDNEAVAMHLGFHDANNFRRSFKRWTGLTPSSLKENLTQDFPGLNFSVGI; the protein is encoded by the coding sequence ATGCACTTCCATCAGGCTGCAGACGCCTGCCTGCCAGCCGGATACCATGCGGCCCAGATATTGGCCTATACGCGTAGCCGCGAAGTCGATGATGGGCTCATCTTGCGTAGTGTAGGCGTTGAGGCGGCTCGGATCACGCAAGGGCAATGTAATATCAGTCCACAGCAATATCTGCAATTGCTGGCTAACGCACTACAGGCTCTGCGCAGTGCCGACAGCAGTTTCATGCTGGGGCAGCAAATGCTGCCGGGGCATTTTGGCAGTGTCAGCCATGCATTATTACAGGCACAGAGCTTGCGGCAGGCGCTGGAGATTTTGTGTGCGCACTCCACCCGCCTATGCCCTTTGCTCAGACCCAGGTTCAGTGAAGGTAAGGATGTGGCTGTCTTGTACTGGATGAATAGCTATGGCGCCCCTAGTCTGCGTCCGGCAATAGTCGAGATGCACATGACAGCAGTCGTTGCGATGTGCCGCTGGCTTAGTGGCATACGTTTGCCATGGCGCTTTTGTTTCAATCGTAGCGCTGCCCGCCACACTGAGCAACATGAAGTGCACCTCGGCAGTGAGTTGCGTTTTAATTGCCATCTGGATGCCATGCTGATCGCCACAGAATATCTGGACTCGCCGTGGCCACGCGGTAATGCGCTGGCAGCGAGCCTGGCCTTGCAACAGGCACAGCAAGAAGCTTTGCTCAGCGATGAAACGCCGAGTCTGTTAAATGCAGTCTATGATTATCTGCTGACCCATATACGCGGTAACCCCAGCCTGGAGCAACTGGCAGCAGTGTTTGCCGTCAGCCCAGCCAGCATGAAACGCTATCTGGCCAAAGAGGGCACGCATTTCCAGGCAGAGCTGGATCAGGTACGCACCCATGTCGCCCTGTATTTATTCCAGAGCAGACATTACGACAATGAGGCAGTTGCCATGCACCTCGGTTTTCATGATGCAAATAATTTCCGGCGCTCTTTCAAGCGCTGGACAGGGCTCACACCCAGCAGCCTGAAAGAAAATCTTACTCAGGATTTTCCTGGACTGAATTTCAGTGTGGGGATTTGA
- a CDS encoding prolyl oligopeptidase family serine peptidase — MSPKILTVSVALAFSGAASLLFPQEAAQAAPTTNSAAKIKPADLTLEQVYRAKGYAGQAARHIQFSKDGRYLAYTWNPFGENGFDLYVHDTQTGETKRITSPALMKTFDAPEDWERFDKKAKQKEREEAERQAKAEAQAAYLRGEKVNLMQWEEAALEDVKRELAEKKAKDAAKKAETDAEAAREKAAAAAAKTGTASVAKNDGDKKDEKKDAKDDNKAKEIWELRDELKKKLEKEKLKPTDLYPGVDALVWANKKNELIFQYRGDLFRLNAADGKIERLTQTDKPERIVAFQADDNGYIYMDEKRLYSASFGSSAIRQLNRELIHPDGADKKYRIASTVLSEDKQWMAISAEAPDAKPENGKPPPPAERLVEIMNYSERFATAKKVPREVSDDKRKVPATALYIRRVGDASARQPQPVFTNDGGDVWFEMSPVAWAKDGSRYTFSTWEREKDLLRIYVGKAEEGVKPQMVFERRGNVGHEVVNVLAPRFTADSQQLVAVLDEQGYRQPYVIDVSNGSAKPLLKGDFEAHNIIGFSNDNKSMFVLANKDDFAAMNAYKVDLATGDMKALGQAGDFYRNSTVTESGDKLASMAGQWAARPELKLVDINKAKSTTLTQSHDPQWNAIDLQRPERFSYTNRHGDKIQAYVFKPAGLSSSDHRPAIVYTYGGPLNDRHIVETDSFQQTAYMFGMYMAAKHGYVTVAVDPRGHSNYGRKFSDANWEQVGKPQAEDLEDLTKYMQKNLGVDGKRIGLTGWSFGGFQTQYTMYTSPDTFAAGIAGAGPTEWENYNSWYSGRTIGKTERSKPNLRKYSLLPLTAGLKKPLMLVHGMQDPNVLYQDTVNVYRALLENGKESLVDLFLDPDGEHGLGGTVKPKALHKKYEAFFLQHLGKAK, encoded by the coding sequence ATGTCTCCGAAAATTCTCACCGTCAGCGTTGCGCTCGCTTTTAGCGGAGCAGCCAGCTTGCTATTTCCGCAAGAAGCCGCCCAAGCCGCACCAACTACTAACAGTGCCGCCAAAATCAAACCAGCCGACCTGACGCTGGAACAGGTATACCGTGCCAAAGGCTATGCAGGCCAGGCCGCCCGCCATATACAATTCAGCAAGGATGGCCGCTACCTGGCTTACACCTGGAACCCTTTTGGTGAAAATGGTTTTGATTTATATGTACACGATACCCAGACTGGTGAAACCAAACGCATCACTTCACCTGCCCTGATGAAAACCTTCGATGCGCCAGAAGACTGGGAACGCTTCGATAAAAAAGCCAAACAAAAAGAAAGAGAAGAAGCTGAGCGCCAGGCCAAGGCAGAAGCCCAGGCCGCTTACCTGCGCGGTGAAAAAGTCAACCTGATGCAGTGGGAAGAAGCCGCGCTGGAAGACGTGAAACGTGAACTGGCCGAGAAAAAAGCCAAGGACGCTGCCAAGAAAGCGGAAACCGATGCTGAAGCTGCGAGGGAAAAAGCCGCTGCTGCTGCCGCAAAAACTGGCACAGCCAGCGTAGCTAAAAACGATGGTGACAAGAAAGACGAAAAGAAGGATGCAAAAGACGACAACAAGGCCAAGGAAATCTGGGAACTGCGTGACGAGCTGAAAAAGAAACTCGAAAAAGAAAAACTCAAACCGACTGACCTGTATCCTGGTGTGGATGCCCTGGTCTGGGCGAATAAAAAGAATGAACTGATATTCCAGTATCGCGGTGACCTGTTCCGCCTGAATGCCGCAGATGGCAAGATAGAACGCCTGACCCAGACTGACAAGCCTGAACGCATCGTCGCCTTCCAGGCAGATGATAATGGTTATATCTACATGGATGAAAAACGCCTGTACAGCGCCAGCTTTGGCAGCAGTGCAATACGCCAGTTGAACCGCGAACTGATACACCCAGACGGCGCCGATAAAAAATACCGCATTGCCAGTACTGTGCTCAGTGAAGACAAGCAATGGATGGCGATTTCTGCCGAGGCACCGGATGCCAAACCAGAAAATGGCAAACCGCCCCCACCTGCAGAACGCCTGGTCGAAATCATGAACTACAGCGAGCGCTTTGCTACGGCAAAAAAAGTGCCGCGTGAAGTATCCGATGACAAGCGCAAAGTACCTGCCACGGCCCTGTACATACGCCGTGTCGGCGATGCATCAGCACGCCAGCCACAACCAGTCTTCACCAATGATGGTGGCGATGTCTGGTTTGAAATGAGCCCGGTTGCCTGGGCCAAGGATGGTAGCCGCTACACTTTCTCCACTTGGGAACGTGAAAAAGACTTGTTGCGCATCTATGTCGGCAAGGCAGAAGAAGGCGTCAAGCCACAAATGGTTTTTGAAAGGCGCGGCAACGTTGGTCATGAAGTCGTCAATGTGCTGGCACCACGCTTCACTGCAGACAGCCAGCAACTGGTTGCCGTCCTCGACGAGCAAGGTTATCGCCAGCCCTATGTGATTGATGTCAGCAATGGCAGCGCAAAACCATTGCTCAAAGGTGATTTTGAAGCCCACAACATCATCGGCTTTAGCAACGACAATAAATCCATGTTCGTACTCGCTAACAAGGATGATTTTGCCGCCATGAATGCGTACAAGGTTGATCTCGCAACAGGTGACATGAAAGCTCTGGGCCAGGCTGGCGACTTCTATCGCAATAGTACAGTCACAGAAAGCGGCGACAAGCTGGCCAGCATGGCAGGCCAATGGGCCGCCCGCCCTGAATTGAAACTGGTGGATATCAATAAAGCCAAATCCACGACGCTGACACAAAGCCATGACCCGCAATGGAATGCGATAGACCTGCAACGCCCTGAGCGCTTCAGCTACACCAACCGCCATGGTGACAAGATACAGGCTTATGTGTTCAAGCCAGCCGGTCTGAGTTCATCTGATCACCGCCCTGCGATTGTTTATACCTACGGTGGTCCGCTGAATGACAGGCATATCGTCGAAACGGACAGCTTCCAGCAGACTGCCTATATGTTTGGCATGTATATGGCAGCCAAGCATGGTTATGTGACTGTGGCAGTAGATCCACGCGGCCACTCCAATTATGGTCGCAAGTTCAGCGATGCTAACTGGGAACAGGTAGGCAAACCGCAGGCAGAAGATCTGGAAGACCTGACCAAGTACATGCAAAAGAACCTCGGTGTAGATGGCAAACGCATAGGCCTCACAGGCTGGAGCTTTGGCGGCTTCCAGACTCAATATACCATGTACACCAGCCCTGACACTTTTGCTGCCGGCATCGCCGGTGCTGGCCCGACAGAATGGGAAAACTACAATAGCTGGTACAGTGGCCGCACCATAGGCAAGACCGAGCGCAGCAAACCTAACCTGCGTAAATATTCACTACTGCCCCTGACTGCTGGCCTGAAAAAACCGTTGATGCTGGTACACGGCATGCAGGATCCAAACGTCTTGTATCAGGACACAGTGAATGTGTATCGTGCCCTGCTCGAAAACGGCAAGGAATCCCTGGTTGATCTATTCCTTGATCCAGATGGTGAACATGGCCTGGGTGGCACAGTCAAACCCAAGGCCCTGCATAAAAAATATGAAGCTTTCTTCCTGCAGCATTTGGGCAAGGCTAAATAA
- a CDS encoding GntR family transcriptional regulator → MSVNWNDQTPIYRQLKQRVLGMMLDGLLKPGDALPSVRQVAAEYQLNPITVLKAYQELVDEELVEKRRGVGMYMTESALDKLLANERQRFIEEEWPAMLERIRRLGLDVQQLPGLQDKGGAK, encoded by the coding sequence ATGAGTGTTAACTGGAATGACCAGACGCCGATTTACCGGCAATTGAAGCAACGGGTGCTGGGAATGATGCTGGATGGCTTGTTAAAGCCAGGCGACGCCTTGCCCTCGGTCAGGCAGGTGGCAGCAGAGTATCAGCTCAATCCGATTACGGTCTTAAAAGCCTATCAGGAATTGGTCGATGAAGAACTGGTGGAAAAACGAAGAGGTGTGGGCATGTATATGACCGAATCAGCGCTCGATAAATTACTGGCAAATGAACGTCAGCGTTTCATTGAAGAAGAATGGCCAGCCATGCTGGAACGCATACGCAGGCTGGGTTTGGATGTGCAGCAATTGCCGGGTTTGCAGGATAAGGGAGGCGCGAAATGA
- a CDS encoding TonB-dependent receptor yields the protein MKTLKKKPVPQLSIIMLGISAMLNAHAQGPNVTVSDASSVVISGQRASMRKALEMQEKADNIVSVVSSDDIGGLPDKNAAEALARLPGISVQRDQGEGRYIVVRGLGADLNGVTINGALVPSPEASRRAVALDVLPAGMIRSLEVTKTLRPEQDASSLGGAVEVKSLTAFDLPGKFLTLNTGASYDQVTGKTSPNAGLLWADRLAGGKLGIAAGISAEKRSFGSDNVETGGAWDNGKLGGFELRDYLPVRERHAYALNLDYKPTASQTYFMHGFLSDFSDDEVRDRITIGSFASGTLAEGATTTARAERRIRQRKYTQTISSVVLGTEQKFQDWKLDLAAGFSRASEDTPEALNDGRFRGNANFAGVGFSDGEIPKIIGPATLYDPANYSLNAISLQQRFSKDTEQHLKFDLARKFHFEQFESNLKFGAKTSRREKTNDTNQWTYNSSKTSSGNYWGPGSTSMSAFVQNQALDYPLGNIGTAISADLIRARVAGLDRNAARLVLESAINDYKINENIDAAYLQNSFDMDNLHILAGARVERTQFDAAGTQVTGGTSLQAISRQRSYSDWLPSLHLRYDLDQKTSVRAAWTNAVVRANFSQLAPGINLTSTTEAVIGNPDLKPLKASNLDLGVEKILAHDGSVSAYLFNKDIKNFTYTTNLAGSGAWQGYTSAVSYANGDTANVKGIELSYSQPLRMLPTPWKYLIVGANASFTRSNADIARFDTALGKSRSRSISLPGQSDRVMNLMLGYEHGRVSSRLALNYKSPYLLELGTDILRADQDRIVDTQKQLDFSLAYQLSKRFQLIFEAANLNNEKYYVYQGAHQFNSQYEQYGRTYKVTLKASAF from the coding sequence ATGAAAACCCTGAAGAAAAAACCCGTCCCCCAACTATCCATCATCATGCTGGGCATCTCGGCCATGTTGAACGCCCATGCCCAGGGGCCAAATGTGACTGTCAGCGATGCCAGCAGCGTCGTTATCAGCGGCCAGCGAGCCAGTATGCGCAAGGCACTGGAGATGCAAGAAAAGGCCGACAATATCGTCAGCGTGGTCAGTAGTGATGACATCGGTGGCTTGCCAGACAAAAATGCAGCAGAAGCGCTGGCACGCCTGCCCGGAATTTCTGTCCAGCGTGATCAGGGTGAAGGCCGCTATATTGTTGTACGCGGACTGGGTGCTGATCTGAATGGTGTCACGATCAATGGTGCCCTGGTGCCATCGCCAGAAGCCAGCCGCCGTGCGGTAGCGCTCGATGTCTTGCCTGCCGGGATGATACGTTCACTGGAAGTCACCAAAACCCTGCGCCCTGAACAGGATGCCAGCTCACTCGGCGGTGCAGTTGAAGTCAAAAGCCTGACTGCCTTTGATTTGCCGGGGAAATTTTTGACCTTGAATACCGGTGCCAGCTACGACCAGGTTACAGGCAAGACCAGCCCGAATGCCGGTCTCTTGTGGGCTGACCGTTTAGCCGGCGGCAAGCTGGGTATCGCTGCGGGTATCAGCGCAGAGAAACGCAGCTTTGGCTCAGACAATGTGGAAACCGGCGGTGCCTGGGACAATGGCAAACTAGGTGGATTTGAATTGCGTGATTACCTGCCTGTGCGTGAACGTCATGCCTATGCCTTGAACCTGGATTACAAGCCGACTGCATCGCAAACTTACTTTATGCATGGCTTTTTGAGTGACTTTAGCGATGATGAAGTACGTGACCGCATCACCATAGGCAGCTTTGCCAGCGGCACTCTGGCCGAAGGTGCAACGACTACAGCCCGAGCAGAACGCCGCATACGCCAGCGTAAATATACCCAAACCATCAGTTCTGTCGTGCTGGGCACAGAACAAAAATTCCAGGACTGGAAACTGGACCTGGCAGCAGGCTTCAGCCGCGCCAGCGAAGATACGCCAGAAGCCCTGAACGATGGACGCTTCCGTGGCAATGCCAATTTTGCGGGCGTCGGTTTTAGCGATGGTGAAATACCCAAAATCATCGGTCCTGCCACCCTGTATGATCCAGCGAACTACAGCCTGAATGCCATCAGCCTGCAGCAGCGTTTTTCCAAGGATACTGAACAGCATCTGAAATTTGATCTGGCCCGTAAGTTCCATTTCGAGCAGTTTGAATCGAATCTGAAATTCGGTGCCAAGACCAGCCGTCGTGAAAAGACCAATGACACCAATCAATGGACTTACAACAGCAGCAAAACCAGCAGCGGCAATTACTGGGGACCGGGTTCCACGTCCATGAGCGCCTTTGTACAAAACCAGGCACTCGATTATCCCCTGGGCAACATAGGCACGGCCATCAGTGCTGACTTGATACGCGCCCGCGTGGCTGGTCTGGACAGAAATGCTGCGCGCCTGGTGCTGGAATCGGCCATCAATGATTACAAGATCAATGAAAATATTGACGCCGCTTATCTGCAAAACAGCTTTGACATGGATAACCTGCACATACTGGCAGGTGCCAGGGTAGAACGCACGCAGTTTGATGCTGCTGGCACGCAAGTGACTGGAGGTACCAGCCTGCAAGCCATCAGCCGCCAGCGCAGTTATTCAGACTGGTTGCCGTCCCTGCACTTGCGCTATGACCTGGACCAGAAAACCAGTGTACGCGCAGCCTGGACCAATGCAGTCGTACGTGCCAACTTCAGCCAACTGGCGCCCGGCATCAACCTCACCAGCACTACCGAAGCAGTGATAGGCAATCCAGATTTGAAACCACTGAAAGCCAGTAATCTTGATCTGGGTGTAGAAAAAATATTAGCGCATGATGGCAGCGTATCTGCCTATCTGTTCAACAAGGACATCAAGAACTTCACCTACACCACCAACCTGGCCGGTTCTGGCGCATGGCAAGGCTATACCAGTGCGGTGTCCTATGCGAATGGTGATACCGCCAATGTCAAAGGCATAGAACTGTCTTACTCACAGCCTTTGCGCATGTTGCCAACCCCGTGGAAATACCTGATCGTTGGTGCGAATGCCAGTTTCACTCGCTCCAATGCTGACATTGCCCGTTTTGATACTGCACTGGGTAAATCCCGTAGCCGTTCCATCAGCCTGCCCGGTCAGTCTGACCGTGTCATGAACCTGATGCTGGGTTACGAGCATGGCCGCGTCAGCAGCCGTCTCGCGCTCAACTATAAATCTCCTTACCTGCTGGAACTGGGCACGGATATCTTGCGCGCAGACCAGGACCGTATTGTTGATACCCAAAAACAGCTCGATTTTTCGCTGGCCTATCAACTCAGCAAGCGCTTCCAGCTGATCTTTGAAGCAGCAAACCTGAACAATGAAAAATACTATGTGTATCAAGGCGCACATCAATTCAACTCGCAATACGAACAATATGGTCGCACGTATAAAGTCACACTGAAAGCCAGCGCATTCTGA
- a CDS encoding AraC family transcriptional regulator, whose product MSMDTIDIIDINWARLELLPAAPYTTNSASSHTSLGLAFARQTGVHAIGSDIRHDFDAWPGDFAISTAGLPMFSESAHGGEYLLMHITNPDLLADMRASSPRQIFHGDKQAVMLAWQLRSLLLQKDKDALLLQEKAGLFLQRGLALANEKSSKVKTSSPYAQDKVLHGRILDYIEDQLDTALNLEELATMANMPLLRFLRSFAHATGTTPHAYITERRLQRARLLILDSNLSIADIAADCGFAHQSHLGSAFKSRLGLSPQQYRKLPR is encoded by the coding sequence ATGAGCATGGATACCATCGACATCATCGATATTAATTGGGCAAGGCTGGAATTATTACCAGCCGCGCCCTATACCACCAATAGTGCATCGTCCCATACCAGCCTGGGTCTGGCATTTGCACGTCAGACCGGCGTACATGCGATAGGCAGCGATATTCGTCATGACTTTGATGCCTGGCCAGGCGACTTTGCCATCAGCACCGCTGGCTTACCGATGTTTTCAGAATCTGCACATGGCGGTGAATACCTGCTCATGCACATCACCAATCCTGATCTGCTGGCAGACATGCGTGCATCATCGCCGAGACAGATATTCCATGGCGACAAGCAGGCAGTCATGCTGGCCTGGCAATTGCGCAGCCTGCTCTTGCAAAAAGATAAAGATGCTCTGCTCCTGCAAGAAAAAGCTGGCCTGTTTTTGCAGCGGGGCTTAGCGCTCGCCAATGAAAAATCAAGCAAGGTAAAGACATCTAGCCCATATGCACAAGACAAAGTTTTACATGGCCGCATACTGGATTACATCGAAGATCAACTCGACACCGCCTTGAATCTGGAAGAGCTGGCAACGATGGCAAATATGCCACTGCTGCGCTTCTTGCGCAGCTTTGCCCATGCAACCGGCACCACACCACATGCCTACATCACTGAGCGTCGCCTGCAAAGGGCGCGCTTGCTCATCCTTGATAGCAATTTATCTATTGCAGATATTGCAGCAGATTGTGGTTTTGCTCATCAATCTCATCTTGGCAGCGCCTTTAAATCCAGGCTGGGACTAAGCCCTCAGCAATACCGTAAGCTGCCTCGGTGA
- a CDS encoding aspartate/glutamate racemase family protein has protein sequence MKTIGLIGGMSWESTIPYYKQINETIKEKLGGLHSAKIILYSVDFHEIEKLQRAGDWDAAGVIIAQAARSLELAGADFLVLCTNTMHKLADVIEAAVAIPLFHIADPTAQAIKDAGYIKIGLLGTRFTMEQDFYRERLHSKHGLQVLVPELADRDIIHQVIYEELCLGKINPVSRQHYRRIMASLNESGAQAIILGCTEISLLVGQDDAGVPLFDTTAIHARRAALHALS, from the coding sequence ATGAAAACCATAGGCCTGATAGGCGGCATGAGCTGGGAATCGACGATACCTTATTACAAGCAAATCAATGAAACCATCAAGGAAAAACTTGGTGGCCTGCATTCTGCAAAAATCATCCTGTATAGCGTCGATTTTCATGAGATAGAAAAACTGCAACGTGCCGGTGACTGGGATGCCGCCGGTGTCATCATCGCGCAAGCAGCGCGTTCACTGGAGTTGGCCGGGGCAGATTTTCTGGTGCTGTGTACGAATACCATGCACAAGCTGGCAGATGTTATTGAAGCTGCGGTAGCGATACCCTTGTTTCATATCGCCGACCCTACTGCGCAAGCCATCAAGGATGCGGGTTACATCAAGATAGGTTTGCTGGGTACGCGCTTTACCATGGAACAGGATTTTTACCGCGAGCGTTTGCATAGCAAACATGGTTTGCAAGTGTTGGTGCCCGAGCTGGCAGACCGTGACATTATTCACCAGGTCATTTACGAGGAACTTTGCCTGGGCAAAATCAACCCTGTATCACGCCAGCACTATCGCCGCATCATGGCCAGCCTGAATGAGAGTGGTGCTCAGGCAATCATCCTCGGTTGTACCGAGATCAGCCTGCTGGTAGGCCAGGATGATGCCGGTGTGCCCTTGTTTGATACTACGGCCATTCATGCGCGCCGTGCTGCTCTGCATGCTTTGTCGTGA
- a CDS encoding GGDEF domain-containing protein, whose amino-acid sequence MLKNSMLRLHRNFIITACMALIAFIFLYAYMGTPKPFIKWKWMDIVGEGGTSVMSGLWLLIMLSSRPKGLVTRLFAFGLAAIMLGSWADCLDEFFAIPKEDVWDNWLESMLVFAGMLIVTAGMYYWREEQFTLNEHLQKRERLFRDHRAFDRVTQLSNADYLRLQIKQELDSHPGIPCALVLLDIDQFHLINRQHGHHEGDRVLQAVSHMLLLNLRNEDVLCRYAGDRFALVLHDTSLEEAQTLAVHLCKMVRQMRYCAKEAILEISMRHACTVADDAPDTLLSRLSRTVEASALASTEPQLATRGL is encoded by the coding sequence ATGCTTAAAAATTCCATGCTGCGCCTGCATAGAAACTTCATCATCACTGCCTGTATGGCATTGATTGCCTTTATTTTTCTGTATGCCTATATGGGCACGCCCAAGCCCTTCATTAAATGGAAGTGGATGGACATCGTCGGTGAAGGCGGCACTTCGGTCATGTCTGGCCTGTGGTTGCTGATCATGCTCAGCAGTCGTCCCAAGGGTTTGGTGACGCGGCTGTTTGCATTTGGTCTAGCGGCCATCATGCTGGGTTCATGGGCGGATTGCCTGGATGAGTTTTTTGCGATACCCAAGGAAGATGTCTGGGATAATTGGCTGGAATCCATGCTGGTCTTTGCCGGTATGCTGATCGTCACTGCCGGTATGTATTACTGGCGCGAAGAACAGTTCACCCTGAATGAACATTTGCAAAAGCGTGAGCGTCTATTTCGCGACCACCGTGCATTTGACCGTGTGACCCAGCTTAGCAATGCTGATTATCTGCGCCTGCAAATCAAGCAGGAGCTGGACAGCCATCCTGGCATACCCTGTGCGCTGGTATTGCTGGACATAGACCAGTTCCATCTGATCAACCGTCAGCATGGCCACCATGAGGGGGACCGTGTTTTACAGGCCGTCAGCCACATGCTCTTGCTGAACCTTCGTAATGAAGATGTGCTATGTCGTTATGCAGGCGACAGGTTTGCCCTGGTCTTGCATGACACCAGTCTGGAAGAAGCGCAGACATTGGCCGTGCATCTGTGCAAGATGGTCAGGCAGATGCGTTATTGTGCCAAAGAGGCGATACTGGAAATCAGCATGCGTCATGCCTGCACTGTGGCAGACGATGCACCGGATACTTTGCTGAGCAGACTTAGCCGTACAGTGGAAGCCAGTGCACTTGCCTCTACTGAGCCGCAGTTGGCAACGAGGGGCTTGTAA
- a CDS encoding DUF2785 domain-containing protein, producing MHRLTSTFCLLALLFTTNTTFADCVEPTKQELKSAKSAGWKLDDDGKRQSLALSAADCLGNPDTELRDELAFEGLSAWMRTEKLDVETLTSLRMKMLNAVQMPAAEESSFLRPFAILTLAELVRADRKKPYLSAQERIDIVNAGSHYLTNLRDYRGFDEKDGWRHGIAHSADLMLQLAMNPAIEKPQHETMLAAIATQIAPSTHFYQYGEGVRLMTAVYYLARTPSFNKRDWDLWFNKLIDNSIQPGPYTQARLAQRHNVSAFLLPLYFSVRESTEPALKENLLPALREALRKVN from the coding sequence ATGCATCGCCTGACCTCTACTTTTTGTCTGCTCGCTCTATTGTTCACCACCAATACAACATTCGCCGATTGTGTTGAACCTACCAAGCAAGAATTAAAGTCCGCCAAATCTGCTGGCTGGAAACTCGACGATGACGGCAAGCGGCAAAGCCTGGCACTCTCTGCGGCTGATTGCCTTGGTAACCCGGATACAGAATTACGTGATGAACTGGCGTTTGAAGGGTTATCAGCCTGGATGCGTACTGAGAAGCTGGACGTCGAGACACTCACCAGCCTGCGCATGAAAATGCTGAATGCCGTGCAGATGCCTGCAGCGGAAGAAAGCAGCTTTCTGCGCCCGTTTGCAATATTGACGCTGGCAGAACTGGTACGGGCAGACAGGAAAAAACCATATCTGAGTGCTCAAGAGAGAATCGATATCGTCAATGCTGGCAGTCACTACCTGACGAATCTGCGCGACTATCGCGGCTTTGATGAAAAAGATGGCTGGCGACATGGCATAGCCCATAGTGCTGACTTGATGCTGCAACTGGCGATGAACCCGGCCATAGAAAAACCCCAGCATGAAACCATGCTGGCAGCCATTGCTACGCAGATCGCCCCATCCACGCATTTCTATCAATATGGCGAAGGGGTAAGGTTAATGACAGCCGTGTATTACCTGGCACGCACACCAAGTTTCAACAAGCGCGACTGGGATCTATGGTTCAACAAGCTGATAGACAACAGCATACAACCTGGTCCTTACACTCAGGCCAGACTGGCGCAAAGACATAATGTCAGTGCCTTTTTGCTGCCCCTGTATTTTTCAGTCAGGGAGAGCACCGAACCCGCCCTGAAGGAAAATCTCTTGCCCGCCTTGAGGGAAGCCCTGCGCAAAGTCAATTGA